One Lysobacter silvisoli DNA window includes the following coding sequences:
- a CDS encoding TonB-dependent receptor, producing the protein MQSQRAAKKTPVTVLAGAIALALQIAPVAGHAQQAAPAPAAPQDASADADAQAKDLETVTVTGFRGSLERALDIKRSETGVVDAIVAEDIADFPDLNLAESLQRIPGVSIARDAGEGRQISVRGLGPDFTRVRINGMEALTTTGGTDSSGGANRGRGFDFNVFASELFNSLKVRKTASADVEEGSLGATVDLQTARPFDYDGFTFVAGGQLGYNDLSGDTDPRASALISNTWADGRFGALLSVAYTDRRLVEEGHSTVRWDNGPSSGGFSASSPFAAARGAGVFHPRIPRYGVMEHDQQRLGVTAALQWKVSDRTDVGLDLLYAKFDATRSENFIEAVSFSRTGTGKPQTVVLDGEVDANGNLVYGRFNNVDVRSEARYDELTTKFTQFSLYGDHELTEDFTLHVQAGRAKSEFENPIQTTITLDRQNVQGYSYDYRGNDRLPVIDNGFDVTDPSQWTFVNGVSEIRLRPQFATNTYDTAQLDFAWRLADGFKLKGGAQFKEYSFKSREFRRASELAVPGLPAGTTLADLTTRIGLENTRVGGGNDSVWLIPDIDAFNRVFGLYGNTGTFAVSDKVAAVLGNNRSVTERDHGFYLQADFSTELGSIPINGNIGVRQVDTQQTSTGYAIVAGTPVQTTVQRTYDDTLPSLNLVADLTPDFLVRFGAAKVMSRPGLGNLTPGVTVNVSGGARTVNGGNPLLEPFRAKTYDLSLEWYFADEALLGLGLFYKDIDTFVQTSRETRPYNTSGLPDSLLAGTGAQPTDDFQFNIPVNTPGGSLQGFELSYQQPFTFLPEGFWQDFGVQLNYTYVDSKIQYVTSTGAASLKTDLVGLSKNAYNATLYYEGERFGARVSASYRDDYLTTVPGRNNNDVEGTKATTTIDMSASWKLNDRIELTLEGLNLTDEYNDQWVDSIGDRASVYHHTGRQYFLGIRYKL; encoded by the coding sequence ATGCAATCGCAACGCGCGGCAAAAAAGACACCGGTTACCGTTCTCGCTGGCGCCATCGCCCTGGCGCTGCAGATCGCGCCGGTGGCGGGCCATGCGCAACAAGCCGCGCCGGCGCCCGCCGCGCCACAGGACGCCAGCGCTGACGCCGACGCGCAGGCCAAGGACCTGGAGACGGTCACCGTCACCGGTTTCCGCGGCAGCCTGGAACGCGCGCTGGACATCAAGCGCAGCGAAACCGGCGTGGTCGACGCGATCGTGGCCGAGGACATCGCCGACTTCCCCGACCTCAACCTGGCCGAATCCCTGCAGCGCATTCCGGGCGTGTCGATCGCGCGCGATGCCGGCGAGGGCCGGCAGATCTCGGTGCGCGGCCTGGGCCCGGACTTCACCCGCGTGCGCATCAACGGCATGGAGGCGCTGACCACCACCGGCGGCACCGACAGCTCCGGCGGCGCCAACCGCGGCCGCGGCTTCGACTTCAACGTGTTCGCCTCGGAGCTGTTCAACAGTCTGAAGGTGCGCAAGACCGCGTCGGCCGATGTCGAGGAGGGCTCGCTGGGCGCCACCGTCGATTTGCAGACCGCGCGCCCGTTCGACTACGACGGCTTCACCTTCGTCGCTGGCGGCCAGCTGGGCTACAACGATCTGTCCGGCGACACCGACCCGCGCGCGTCGGCGCTGATCAGCAATACCTGGGCCGACGGCCGCTTCGGGGCGCTGCTGTCGGTGGCCTACACCGACCGCCGCCTGGTCGAGGAAGGGCACAGCACCGTGCGCTGGGACAACGGGCCCAGCAGCGGCGGCTTCAGCGCCAGCTCGCCGTTCGCGGCCGCGCGCGGCGCCGGCGTGTTCCACCCGCGCATTCCGCGTTACGGCGTGATGGAGCACGACCAGCAACGCCTGGGCGTGACCGCGGCACTGCAGTGGAAAGTCAGCGACCGCACCGACGTGGGCCTGGACCTGCTGTACGCCAAGTTCGACGCCACCCGCAGCGAGAATTTCATCGAGGCGGTGTCCTTCAGCCGCACCGGTACCGGCAAGCCGCAGACCGTGGTGCTGGACGGCGAAGTGGACGCGAACGGCAACCTGGTCTACGGCCGCTTCAACAACGTGGACGTGCGCTCGGAAGCGCGCTACGACGAGCTGACCACCAAGTTCACCCAGTTCAGCCTGTACGGCGACCACGAACTCACCGAAGACTTCACTCTGCACGTCCAGGCCGGGCGGGCCAAGTCGGAATTCGAGAATCCGATCCAGACCACCATCACCCTGGATCGGCAGAACGTGCAGGGCTACAGCTACGACTACCGCGGCAACGACCGCCTGCCGGTGATCGACAACGGTTTCGACGTTACCGATCCCAGCCAGTGGACCTTCGTCAACGGCGTGTCGGAAATCCGCCTGCGCCCGCAGTTCGCCACCAACACCTACGACACCGCGCAGCTGGACTTCGCCTGGCGCCTGGCCGACGGCTTCAAGCTCAAGGGCGGCGCGCAGTTCAAGGAATACAGCTTCAAAAGCCGCGAGTTCCGCCGCGCCTCCGAACTGGCGGTGCCGGGGCTGCCGGCCGGCACCACCCTGGCCGACCTGACTACGCGCATCGGCCTGGAGAACACGCGCGTGGGCGGCGGCAACGACTCGGTCTGGCTGATTCCCGATATCGACGCGTTCAACCGCGTGTTCGGCCTGTACGGCAACACCGGCACCTTCGCCGTCAGCGACAAGGTCGCCGCGGTGCTGGGCAACAACCGCAGCGTGACCGAGCGCGACCACGGCTTCTACCTGCAGGCCGATTTCAGCACCGAGCTGGGCTCGATTCCGATCAACGGCAACATCGGCGTGCGCCAGGTCGACACCCAGCAGACCTCCACCGGCTATGCCATCGTCGCCGGCACGCCGGTGCAGACCACGGTGCAGCGCACCTACGACGACACCCTGCCCTCGCTGAACCTGGTGGCCGACCTGACACCGGATTTCCTGGTGCGCTTCGGCGCGGCCAAGGTGATGTCGCGCCCGGGCCTGGGCAACCTCACCCCGGGCGTCACCGTCAACGTCAGCGGCGGCGCGCGCACGGTCAACGGCGGCAACCCGCTGCTGGAGCCGTTCCGCGCCAAGACCTACGACCTGAGCCTGGAGTGGTACTTCGCCGACGAGGCGCTGCTGGGCCTGGGCCTGTTCTACAAGGACATCGACACCTTCGTGCAGACCTCGCGCGAGACGCGGCCGTACAACACCTCCGGCCTGCCCGACAGCCTGCTGGCCGGCACCGGCGCGCAGCCCACCGACGATTTCCAGTTCAACATTCCGGTCAACACGCCAGGCGGCTCGCTGCAGGGCTTCGAGCTGAGCTACCAGCAGCCCTTCACTTTCCTGCCCGAGGGTTTCTGGCAGGACTTCGGCGTGCAGCTCAACTACACCTACGTGGATTCCAAAATCCAGTACGTGACCTCCACCGGCGCGGCTTCGCTGAAGACCGATCTGGTCGGCCTTTCCAAGAACGCCTACAACGCCACGCTCTACTACGAAGGCGAGCGCTTCGGCGCGCGCGTGTCGGCCTCGTACCGCGACGACTACCTGACCACGGTGCCGGGCCGCAACAACAACGACGTCGAGGGCACCAAGGCCACCACCACGATCGACATGTCGGCGTCGTGGAAGCTCAACGACCGCATCGAGCTGACCCTGGAAGGCCTGAACCTGACCGACGAATACAACGACCAGTGGGTGGATTCGATCGGCGATCGCGCTTCGGTCTACCACCACACCGGGCGCCAGTACTTCCTGGGCATCCGCTACAAGCTCTGA
- a CDS encoding rhamnogalacturonan acetylesterase encodes MKRTVAGLWLLWLLALASNATAAPPITLHLAGDSTMAAKRPEKRPETGWGEYLEAHFRKGAVRVDNRAMNGRSTRSFIAEGRWQALLNTVRAGDYVLIQFGHNDQSQDKPDRYTPPEDYQRNLARFVADVRARGATPMLLTPVARRRFDAQGRVLDNHGEYPDRMRALAARERIALIDLERRTQAILQEAGMDESRRLFLQLAPGQHPNYPQGIEDNTHYSPLGAQRTAQEFAAALRASALPLAAKLRER; translated from the coding sequence ATGAAGCGAACCGTCGCAGGCCTGTGGCTGCTGTGGCTGCTGGCGCTGGCATCCAACGCGACCGCAGCGCCGCCGATCACGCTGCACCTGGCCGGCGACTCGACCATGGCCGCCAAACGCCCGGAGAAGCGGCCGGAAACCGGCTGGGGCGAGTACCTGGAGGCTCACTTCCGCAAAGGCGCGGTGCGCGTGGACAACCGAGCCATGAACGGCCGCAGCACCCGCAGCTTCATCGCCGAGGGCCGCTGGCAGGCGCTGCTGAATACGGTGCGCGCGGGCGACTACGTGCTGATCCAGTTCGGCCACAACGACCAGTCGCAGGACAAGCCCGACCGATACACGCCGCCGGAGGATTACCAACGCAACCTGGCGCGTTTCGTCGCCGACGTGCGCGCCCGCGGCGCCACGCCCATGCTGCTGACGCCGGTGGCGCGTCGGCGCTTCGATGCGCAGGGGCGGGTGCTCGACAACCATGGCGAGTACCCGGACCGCATGCGCGCGCTGGCCGCGCGCGAGCGGATCGCCCTAATCGATCTGGAACGCCGCACCCAGGCGATCCTGCAGGAGGCCGGCATGGACGAATCGCGGCGGCTGTTCCTGCAACTCGCGCCGGGGCAGCACCCCAACTATCCGCAAGGCATCGAGGACAACACCCACTACTCGCCGCTGGGTGCGCAACGCACGGCGCAGGAGTTCGCCGCCGCGCTGCGCGCCTCGGCACTGCCGCTGGCGGCGAAGCTACGCGAGCGGTGA
- a CDS encoding endonuclease/exonuclease/phosphatase family protein produces MLSANIQAGSSTRRYSDYATRSWSHVLPAGNKRGSLDAIAQLAGEHDIVGLNESDPGSLRSGFTNQTHYLAQAGGFDYWSHQPNRRVANVASSANGLLSRLEPREVIDHPLPGRVRGRGVLMARFGDGDDALTVAVAHLSLGAGSRASQLAFIAELLHDHPHAVLMGDFNCPIDRPEMSTLFQRTRLQPPSFNVPTFPSWRPQRAIDHILIGDGLSGFNARAVPAAQSDHLALSLELDVPDHALR; encoded by the coding sequence CTGCTCAGCGCCAACATCCAGGCCGGGTCCAGCACGCGCCGTTACAGCGACTACGCCACGCGCAGCTGGTCGCACGTGCTGCCCGCGGGCAACAAACGCGGCAGCCTGGACGCGATCGCGCAACTGGCCGGCGAACACGACATCGTCGGCCTCAACGAAAGCGACCCGGGCAGCCTGCGCTCGGGCTTCACCAACCAGACCCACTACCTGGCCCAGGCCGGCGGCTTCGACTACTGGAGCCACCAGCCCAACCGCCGCGTGGCCAACGTCGCCTCCAGCGCCAACGGCCTGCTCAGCCGGCTGGAACCGCGCGAGGTCATCGACCACCCGCTGCCCGGCCGCGTGCGCGGTCGCGGCGTGCTCATGGCCCGCTTCGGCGACGGCGACGATGCCCTGACCGTGGCCGTGGCCCACTTGTCCCTGGGCGCGGGCTCGCGCGCCTCGCAGCTGGCCTTCATCGCCGAACTGCTGCACGACCACCCGCACGCGGTACTCATGGGCGACTTCAACTGCCCCATCGACCGGCCCGAGATGAGCACGCTGTTCCAGCGCACCCGCCTGCAGCCGCCTTCGTTCAACGTCCCCACCTTCCCCAGCTGGCGCCCGCAGCGCGCCATCGACCACATCCTGATCGGCGACGGCCTCAGCGGCTTCAATGCGCGCGCGGTGCCGGCGGCGCAGTCGGATCATCTGGCGCTGTCGCTGGAGCTGGATGTGCCGGATCACGCGCTGCGTTGA
- a CDS encoding sugar kinase, producing the protein MTQRIVCYGELLLRLAAPGHERLLQSPALQVQVGGAEANVAVALARHGHRAVLVGRVADNALGAAATAELRRHGVDTAGVQPAPGRMGLYFLEAGAGHRPSTVLYDRADSAFARAGAQAYDWPALLEGAAWLHLSGVTPALGAAAAGAAIAAARAARAAGVRVSFDGNYRSKLWQAWDGDAAAILRELMSEAELIFADHRDIAVVLGVQAEGASAAERYAAAADAAFAAFPRLQRLASTVRLQHSVDRQSLSALLRRREGSVLETPVCELSAIVDRIGAGDAFAAGVLHGLLDGCDDAASLRYGWAAACLKHSVPGDFNLVDATEIEAFVAQEGYHVRR; encoded by the coding sequence ATGACTCAACGCATCGTGTGTTACGGCGAACTGCTGCTGCGCCTGGCCGCGCCTGGGCACGAGCGCCTGCTGCAGTCGCCGGCCCTGCAGGTCCAGGTCGGCGGCGCCGAGGCCAACGTGGCCGTGGCGCTGGCCCGCCACGGCCACCGCGCGGTCCTGGTCGGCCGGGTCGCCGACAACGCCCTGGGCGCGGCGGCCACCGCCGAACTGCGCCGCCACGGCGTCGACACCGCCGGCGTGCAGCCCGCGCCCGGCCGCATGGGGCTGTATTTCCTGGAGGCCGGCGCCGGCCACCGGCCCAGCACCGTGCTCTACGACCGCGCCGACTCGGCCTTCGCCCGCGCCGGCGCGCAAGCCTACGACTGGCCGGCCCTACTGGAAGGCGCGGCCTGGCTGCACCTGTCCGGCGTAACCCCGGCACTGGGCGCGGCCGCGGCCGGGGCCGCCATCGCCGCCGCACGCGCCGCGCGCGCGGCGGGTGTGCGCGTGAGCTTCGACGGCAACTACCGCAGCAAACTGTGGCAGGCCTGGGACGGCGACGCCGCGGCGATCCTGCGCGAACTCATGTCCGAAGCCGAGCTGATCTTCGCCGACCATCGCGACATCGCGGTGGTGCTGGGCGTGCAGGCCGAAGGCGCGAGCGCGGCCGAGCGCTACGCCGCCGCCGCCGATGCCGCCTTCGCCGCGTTCCCGCGCCTGCAGCGGCTGGCCAGCACCGTGCGCCTGCAACATAGCGTCGACCGCCAGTCGCTATCGGCGCTGCTGCGCCGGCGCGAAGGCAGCGTGCTCGAAACCCCGGTGTGCGAACTCAGCGCCATCGTCGACCGCATCGGCGCCGGCGACGCCTTCGCCGCCGGCGTCCTGCACGGCCTGCTCGACGGCTGCGACGACGCCGCGAGCCTGCGCTACGGCTGGGCCGCCGCCTGCCTCAAGCACTCGGTGCCGGGCGATTTCAACTTGGTCGATGCGACGGAGATCGAAGCCTTCGTCGCCCAGGAGGGTTATCACGTGCGGCGCTGA
- a CDS encoding TRAP transporter substrate-binding protein, which translates to MNPRRRLLRGLGAACALAAAPGALRAGAGGRVLTATDVHVKDYPTVAAVEWLGREIERGSDGRLRLRLYHSGQLGREAEAIDMARFGAIDITRVYSGALNNAFPLTQALSLPYVFDSVAHLRRALDGAVGATVLRDFARRDLVGLAIYDCGARCFYNVRRPIRTPADMHGLKFRVPASDIFMRMIRLLGGNPTPLAYGEVFSALQTHLIDGAENNLRSYHSSRQFEAARYWSQTQHSYAPDVLLMSRRSFDSLRADDRELLLDAARRSVTVMRRLWDQSEADARAAVLAAGVQSNDCDLAAFRAAVQPLLDDYHRDPAIESLYRGIRSLA; encoded by the coding sequence ATGAACCCGCGTCGCCGGCTGTTGCGCGGACTGGGCGCGGCCTGCGCGCTGGCGGCGGCGCCCGGCGCCTTGCGCGCCGGCGCGGGCGGCCGCGTGCTGACCGCCACCGATGTGCACGTCAAGGACTACCCCACCGTGGCCGCGGTGGAATGGCTGGGCCGCGAGATCGAGCGCGGCAGCGACGGTCGCCTGCGCCTGCGCCTGTACCACTCCGGGCAGTTGGGCCGCGAAGCCGAAGCCATCGACATGGCACGCTTCGGCGCCATCGACATCACCCGCGTCTACAGCGGCGCGCTCAACAACGCCTTTCCGCTGACCCAGGCGCTGTCGCTGCCTTACGTGTTCGATTCGGTCGCGCACCTGCGCCGCGCGCTGGACGGCGCGGTCGGCGCCACGGTGCTGCGCGACTTCGCCCGCCGCGACCTGGTCGGGCTGGCTATCTACGATTGCGGAGCGCGCTGCTTCTACAACGTGCGCCGGCCGATCCGCACGCCGGCCGACATGCACGGCCTGAAGTTCCGCGTGCCGGCCTCGGACATCTTCATGCGCATGATCCGCCTGCTCGGCGGCAACCCCACGCCGCTGGCCTACGGCGAGGTGTTCTCGGCGCTGCAGACCCACCTGATCGACGGCGCCGAGAACAACCTGCGCAGCTACCACTCCAGCCGCCAGTTCGAAGCGGCGCGTTACTGGTCGCAGACCCAACACTCCTACGCGCCCGACGTGCTGCTGATGTCGCGACGCAGCTTCGACTCCCTGCGCGCGGACGACCGCGAACTGCTGCTGGACGCGGCGCGGCGCTCGGTGACGGTGATGCGCCGCCTGTGGGACCAGTCCGAAGCCGACGCGCGCGCGGCGGTGCTGGCCGCCGGCGTGCAGAGCAACGACTGCGACCTGGCCGCGTTCCGCGCCGCGGTGCAGCCGCTGCTGGACGACTACCACCGCGACCCGGCGATCGAATCGCTGTACCGCGGCATCCGCTCCCTGGCCTGA
- a CDS encoding pectate lyase family protein produces MLGAGLCLAAAQAPAVETPGAQTPAAAPALAFPGAQGWAAHTPGGRGGRILRVTTLAVDGPGSFAEAIATRGPRIVVFEVGGVIDLQRRELRITEPYLTIAGQTAPQPGISFIRGGLVVAAHDVVIRHIRVRPGEAGAAKMAGLDFDAITTVRGARDVIVDHCSLTWATDENLSASSTRFLGESEREWMANASRRITFSNNLIAEGLANATHAKGEHSKGSLIHDHVNDVLIVGNLYAHNYERNPLFKGGARGQVLNNLIYDPGQRALHYNLIAEEWLGHPYSTGQMVARGNVMRAGPSTQELALFMIGGSGDVELFLEDNLAVDRLGRPLPQQGRYTTAPLKSERMRQPPPLPFGVSLLPSAQVQDAVIANAGARPWDRDDVDRRILADTIEGRGRIIDSENEVGGYPRPEPTRQIFVPGDWDLATMEPLKPLPRRAPLK; encoded by the coding sequence GTGCTGGGTGCTGGACTGTGTCTGGCGGCGGCGCAGGCGCCGGCCGTCGAAACACCCGGCGCGCAGACGCCCGCCGCAGCGCCGGCATTGGCGTTCCCGGGCGCGCAGGGTTGGGCCGCGCACACGCCCGGCGGCCGCGGCGGCCGCATCTTGCGCGTGACCACGCTGGCGGTCGACGGGCCGGGTTCGTTCGCCGAAGCGATCGCCACGCGGGGGCCGCGCATCGTGGTGTTCGAGGTCGGCGGCGTGATCGACCTGCAGCGCCGCGAACTGCGCATCACCGAGCCCTACCTGACCATCGCCGGCCAGACCGCGCCGCAGCCGGGCATCAGCTTCATCCGCGGCGGCCTGGTGGTGGCCGCGCACGACGTGGTGATCCGCCATATCCGCGTGCGACCGGGCGAGGCCGGTGCGGCCAAGATGGCCGGCCTGGACTTCGACGCCATCACCACCGTGCGCGGCGCGCGCGACGTGATCGTGGACCATTGCTCGCTGACCTGGGCCACCGACGAAAACCTGTCGGCATCGAGCACGCGCTTCCTGGGCGAGAGCGAGCGCGAGTGGATGGCCAACGCCTCGCGCCGCATCACCTTCAGCAACAACCTGATCGCCGAGGGCCTGGCCAACGCCACCCACGCCAAGGGCGAGCATTCCAAGGGCTCGCTGATCCACGACCACGTCAACGACGTACTGATCGTGGGCAACCTGTATGCGCACAATTACGAACGCAATCCGCTGTTCAAGGGCGGCGCGCGCGGCCAGGTCCTCAACAACCTGATCTACGACCCCGGCCAGCGCGCGCTGCATTACAACCTGATCGCCGAGGAATGGCTGGGCCACCCCTATTCCACGGGGCAGATGGTCGCGCGCGGCAACGTGATGCGCGCCGGGCCGTCCACCCAGGAGCTGGCCTTGTTCATGATCGGCGGTTCCGGCGATGTCGAACTGTTCCTGGAAGACAACCTGGCCGTGGACCGGCTGGGCCGGCCGCTGCCGCAGCAGGGCCGCTACACCACCGCGCCGCTGAAGTCGGAACGGATGCGGCAACCGCCGCCGCTGCCGTTCGGCGTGAGCCTGCTGCCCTCGGCGCAAGTGCAGGACGCGGTGATCGCCAACGCGGGCGCGCGGCCCTGGGACCGCGACGACGTGGACCGGCGCATCCTGGCCGACACCATCGAGGGCCGCGGCCGCATCATCGACAGCGAGAACGAGGTCGGCGGATACCCGCGCCCTGAGCCTACGCGTCAGATCTTCGTGCCCGGGGACTGGGACTTGGCGACGATGGAGCCGCTGAAGCCGCTGCCGCGGCGCGCGCCGTTGAAGTAG
- a CDS encoding TRAP transporter small permease, producing MAHADAHDDHPAALAHESAGAAPPGALDRLAAAAIAVAGAALLGMVAVQALQVFARYVLNDSPGWTEPVALLLLNTAMSFGAAAGVHRGSHFGFFILVHRAAPRLRRWLQAFSNAVIASIGAALALWGGELLLDGLDVPMAGAPLPQSATFAPMAVGGALMAVFALQRLFAALAAPAPAPQRSE from the coding sequence ATGGCCCACGCCGACGCACACGACGACCATCCCGCCGCGCTCGCCCACGAAAGCGCCGGCGCGGCGCCGCCAGGCGCCCTGGACCGCCTGGCCGCCGCCGCCATCGCCGTGGCAGGCGCAGCTTTGCTCGGCATGGTCGCGGTGCAGGCGCTGCAGGTGTTCGCGCGCTACGTGCTCAACGACTCGCCGGGCTGGACCGAGCCGGTGGCGCTGCTGCTGCTCAACACCGCGATGAGCTTCGGCGCGGCCGCGGGCGTGCACCGCGGCAGCCACTTCGGCTTCTTCATCCTGGTCCACCGCGCCGCGCCGCGGCTGCGGCGCTGGCTGCAGGCCTTTTCCAACGCGGTCATCGCCAGCATCGGCGCGGCGCTGGCGTTGTGGGGCGGCGAACTGTTGCTCGACGGCCTGGACGTGCCCATGGCCGGCGCGCCGCTGCCGCAGAGCGCGACCTTCGCGCCCATGGCCGTCGGCGGCGCACTGATGGCCGTGTTCGCCTTGCAACGCCTGTTCGCGGCCCTGGCCGCGCCGGCGCCCGCCCCCCAACGGAGCGAATGA
- a CDS encoding pectinesterase family protein, whose amino-acid sequence MIVDAAGRRRFLQAACATGAAAMTARAGAVFAGANEAAFDAWVTRDARATSSAPVFASVQAALDAAPADGRRPYRIRIGRGRWREKLVIDKPNIQLIGEDRSGSVLSYDAAAGQLRPDGEPWGTWGCASLIVRAADFRAERLTIENAFDYLGHLASPKLETTGPNGAQAVALMLDAGAERSLLQQVDLLGHQDTLFADAGRSLFRRCRIAGSVDFVFGGGNAWFEECELHSRYRPGKPRQGYVAVPCTPSAQAYGLSFLRCRLTRDAQVADGSVALGRAWRPGRRFADGQYGDPDALGVAVFLSCWMDAHIDRNGWDAMGYTARDGSRRQLQPDAARLYEHDSRGPGAARTPQRRQLDRAAAARHRRDLALAGWDPMS is encoded by the coding sequence ATGATCGTGGATGCCGCGGGCCGGCGCCGCTTCCTGCAAGCCGCATGCGCGACCGGCGCCGCGGCCATGACGGCGCGCGCCGGCGCCGTGTTCGCCGGCGCGAATGAGGCGGCGTTCGACGCATGGGTGACTCGGGACGCCCGGGCGACATCCTCGGCCCCGGTATTCGCCAGCGTTCAAGCCGCGCTCGACGCCGCTCCGGCCGATGGGCGGCGACCGTATCGCATCCGCATCGGCCGTGGCCGGTGGCGCGAGAAGCTGGTCATCGACAAGCCCAACATCCAGCTGATCGGCGAAGACCGCAGCGGCAGCGTGCTCAGCTACGACGCGGCCGCCGGCCAGTTGCGGCCGGATGGCGAACCCTGGGGCACCTGGGGCTGCGCCAGCCTGATCGTGCGCGCGGCGGATTTTCGCGCCGAACGACTGACGATCGAGAACGCATTCGACTACCTGGGTCACTTGGCTTCCCCGAAGCTGGAGACCACCGGGCCCAACGGCGCGCAAGCGGTGGCCTTGATGCTCGACGCCGGCGCCGAGCGCAGCTTGCTGCAGCAGGTCGATCTGCTCGGGCATCAGGACACGTTGTTCGCCGATGCCGGCCGCAGCCTGTTCCGGCGCTGCCGCATCGCCGGCAGCGTGGATTTCGTGTTCGGCGGCGGCAACGCCTGGTTCGAGGAGTGCGAGTTGCATTCGCGCTACCGTCCCGGCAAGCCGCGCCAGGGCTATGTGGCGGTGCCGTGCACGCCCAGCGCGCAGGCGTACGGCTTGAGCTTCCTGCGTTGCCGGCTGACGCGCGATGCGCAGGTCGCCGACGGCAGCGTGGCGTTGGGCCGGGCCTGGCGCCCAGGGCGCCGTTTCGCCGACGGCCAGTACGGCGACCCCGACGCACTGGGCGTGGCGGTCTTCCTGTCGTGCTGGATGGACGCGCACATCGATCGCAACGGCTGGGACGCGATGGGCTATACGGCGCGCGACGGCAGCCGCAGGCAATTGCAGCCGGACGCGGCACGGCTGTACGAGCACGACAGTCGCGGCCCCGGCGCGGCGCGCACTCCGCAGCGGCGCCAACTGGACCGTGCCGCAGCGGCGCGCCACCGCCGCGATCTGGCGCTGGCCGGTTGGGATCCCATGTCATGA
- a CDS encoding 2-keto-4-pentenoate hydratase, whose amino-acid sequence MDTASNHDAAAIAQRLVAARRGAQALPDYPGPEPRTLDEGYAVQDRAITLWRRPIAGWKVGRIPPAWESRLGEERLVGPIFADAVQHATGGQIGRFEVIEGGFAAVEAEFVFRLRADAPIGRTAYSADEAAALVDALLVGIELAGSPLPQINVLGPSVVVSDFGNNAGLIVGPEIADWRALDEAALTCQTEIDGALVGRGGAGTIAGGLLSALAFALSRCARRGYPLKAGMLVTTGAATGIHDILAGQGSTISFGRWGQLHCQAVRAQPQGEQA is encoded by the coding sequence ATGGATACAGCGAGCAACCACGATGCGGCCGCCATCGCCCAGCGCCTGGTCGCGGCCCGTCGCGGCGCGCAGGCGCTGCCGGACTACCCCGGGCCGGAGCCGCGCACGCTCGATGAAGGCTATGCGGTGCAGGACCGGGCGATCACGCTGTGGCGGCGGCCCATCGCCGGCTGGAAGGTCGGCCGCATCCCGCCGGCCTGGGAGAGCCGGCTGGGCGAGGAGCGCCTGGTCGGACCCATCTTCGCCGACGCGGTGCAGCACGCTACCGGTGGACAAATCGGCCGCTTCGAGGTGATCGAGGGCGGCTTCGCCGCGGTCGAGGCCGAATTCGTGTTCCGCCTGCGCGCCGACGCGCCGATCGGACGCACGGCGTACAGCGCCGACGAGGCGGCCGCCCTGGTCGACGCGCTGCTGGTCGGCATCGAGCTGGCCGGCAGTCCGCTGCCGCAGATCAACGTGCTGGGGCCGTCGGTGGTGGTGTCGGACTTCGGCAACAACGCCGGCCTGATCGTGGGTCCGGAAATCGCGGACTGGCGCGCGCTGGACGAGGCGGCGCTGACCTGCCAGACCGAGATCGACGGCGCCCTGGTCGGCCGCGGCGGCGCGGGCACCATCGCCGGCGGGCTGCTGTCCGCGCTGGCCTTCGCCCTGTCGCGCTGCGCGCGCCGCGGCTACCCGCTCAAGGCCGGCATGCTGGTGACCACCGGCGCGGCCACCGGCATCCACGACATACTGGCCGGACAAGGTTCGACGATTTCGTTCGGGCGTTGGGGCCAGCTGCATTGCCAAGCGGTGCGCGCGCAGCCCCAAGGGGAGCAGGCATGA